From a region of the Babylonia areolata isolate BAREFJ2019XMU chromosome 21, ASM4173473v1, whole genome shotgun sequence genome:
- the LOC143296319 gene encoding uncharacterized protein LOC143296319: protein MMASKKKIKFAEMSSEDPPAKRVEMTLRHSPRKKRREYSVESLLQAAREIDEREYPQHEEVTAPEANQTESKPTRKSTRKKPVTLKTLSAQEKIMIETLKTIPSKLLPELFAVPVCRNHYSRNIELSCQFPVDGSCDKVVTRHSNQPEAYKEMEVHIQEHIRKEAERDDGFFTTSVQYRAKIKAAQPKKSTQETKPTKAAARKDKASNLSEVKKTAPKRKRAVNNKENCSLETATSQHETPPKKARSMVAGSMPSDVSGEESFQGEGDREPLHYAAPYPDHNYAAPAGEKPKVDQPSSPSSLSDEESISSGISLQEPGSPVDRASPKLVLGGDPFATQEETVQDTAVQSAEDGEKKRKLMMLRRKKEEAVPKQTKDQALLFIEELQDKKKDDHFPLVCRICTSGKVFTAAASLVNHYRSHAGIKQFRCDVCNLEYTRKHSLKYHMMIHLGKYMYTCKHCKREFRHKSHFKEHLRKHSGETPFHCEFCQRGIGFKTRNTYKRHMKTHHGYILTKDTMLKMSDEEFAKVRTKKYKKTSPRQHDEKSPTSSGSTSPEPIQPVSTASAPPLTPASGPLPPVGTILSGFSPLSSQAPLGILPAMGAIEARAPVGVLGPNMVCHSIVYPTYTSSVQAPISFMPQVTFAMGQPSIEGGQPNIGMGQPGIGVGQPSISVGQPGIGVGQPNIGLGQPGIGVGQPKIGMGQPGIGLGQPSITVGQPGIGVGQPGIAVCQSSVAITKDMNGQTYLSITGFNPVVPVEGAPPAYSSQAVERNTQASAPETDLTDYKPVGYITHSQK from the exons ATGATGGCttcgaagaaaaagataaaatttGCTGAAATGTCGTCTGAAGATCCACCAGCTAAAA gggttGAGATGACTTTGCGCCACTCTCCACGCAAGAAAAGGAGAGAATATAGTGTCGAGTCTCTGTTACAAGCTGCAAGAGAGATTGACGAAAGAGAATATCCTCAGCATGAGGAAGTCACTGCACCAGAGGCAAATCAAACAGAATCCAAACCAACCAGGAAAAGCACAAGGAAAAAACCG gTTACTCTGAAAACACTGTCAGCTCAGGAGAAGATTATGATTGAGACATTGAAGACAATTCCATCAAAACTCCTGCCAGAGCTTTTCGCAGTGCCAGTATGTAGAAATCATTATAGCAGGAATATAGAGCTGAGCTGTCAGTTTCCTGTGGATGGCAGCTGTGATAAAGTGGTCACCCGGCACAGCAATCAGCCGGAAGCTTATAAGGAAATGGAGGTGCATATTCAGGAACACATCAGGAAGGAAGCTGAGAGAG ATGATGGTTTCTTCACAACCTCCGTTCAGTACAGAGCGAAGATAAAGG CTGCACAGCCCAAGAAAAGTACTCAggaaaccaaaccaacaaaagcTGCTGCTCGCAAGGACAAAGCAAGCAACCTTTCTGAGGTCAAGAAAACAGCTCCAAAAAGGAAAAGAGCAGTCAATAACAAAGAAAACTGCTCTCTTGAAACTGCAACAAGTCAGCATGAAACACCACCTAAAAAAGCGAGATCTATGGTTGCTGGAAGTATGCCCAGTGATGTGTCTGGAGAAGAGTCATttcaaggagagggagacagggagccaCTTCATTACGCAGCTCCATACCCAGACCATAACTATGCAGCCCCTGCTGGTGAGAAACCTAAAGTTGATCAGCCGTCCAGTCCAAGCAGTCTGTCTGATGAGGAGTCTATTTCCAGTGGAATCAGCCTGCAGGAACCAGGGTCTCCAGTGGACAGGGCAAGCCCCAAGCTTGTTCTGGGGGGAGATCCTTTTGCTACACAGGAAGAGACGGTGCAGGATACAGCAGTGCAGTCTGCCGAAG atggtgaaaaaaaaagaaaattgatgaTGCttcggagaaaaaaagaagaagctgtacccaaacaaacaaag GACCAAGCTCTATTATTTATTGAAGAGCtacaagacaagaagaaagatgACCATTTTCCCTTAGTCTGCAGAATATGTACTAGCGGCAAGGTGTTTACAGCAGCGGCTTCGCTGGTAAACCATTATCGATCACATGCTG GAATAAAGCAGTTCCGATGTGATGTGTGCAATCTGGAATATACAAGAAAGCATTCTCTAAAATACCACATGATGATTCACCTGGGAAAGTATATGTATACTTGCAAACACTGCAAACGTGAATTCCGACACAAAAGCCACTTCAAA GAGCATCTCAGAAAGCATTCTGGAGAAACCCCCTTCCACTGCGAGTTCTGCCAAAGGGGTATTGGATTCAAAACTCGAAACACGTACAAACGTCATATGAAGACACACCACGGTTACATCCTCACGAAGGACACTATGCTTAAAATGAGTGATGAGGAGTTTGCAAAAGTTAGaaccaaaaaatacaaaaaaaccagCCCCAGGCAGCATGATGAGAAGTCGCCGACATCTTCAGGGTCTACATCACCAGAGCCCATTCAGCCTGTCAGTACAGCCTCTGCCCCTCCTCTTACCCCTGCATCAGGTCCTTTACCACCTGTGGGGACCATTCTCTCTGGATTTAGTCCCTTGTCCTCCCAAGCTCCCTTGGGCATCCTGCCTGCCATGGGGGCTATTGAAGCACGAGCACCAGTTGGTGTTCTGGGGCCAAATATGGTCTGCCATTCAATTGTGTACCCGACTTACACCAGTTCTGTTCAAGCACCCATCAGTTTCATGCCACAGGTCACATTTGCCATGGGACAACCTAGCATTGAGGGGGGTCAGCCCAACATTGGTATGGGTCAACCTGGCATTGGGGTAGGACAACCTAGTATCAGTGTGGGGCAACCTGGCATAGGGGTGGGTCAGCCCAATATTGGTTTAGGTCAGCCTGGCATTGGGGTGGGTCAGCCCAAAATTGGCATGGGTCAACCTGGCATCGGGTTGGGTCAGCCCAGTATCACTGTGGGGCAACCTGGCATAGGGGTGGGGCAGCCTGGTATTGCTGTCTGCCAGTCGTCTGTTGCTATAACCAAAGACATGAACGGACAGACCTACTTGTCAATTACTGGATTTAATCCAGTGGTACCTGTAGAAGGGGCTCCACCTGCATACAGTTCACAGGCAGTTGAGAGGAACACACAAGCATCTGCTCCAGAAACAGACTTAACAGACTACAAACCAGTTGGATACATTACCCACAGTCAAAAGTGA